A region from the Volucribacter amazonae genome encodes:
- a CDS encoding IS1595 family transposase, whose protein sequence is MRKSRPSQYKQHKLIELFLTGITARTAAELVNVNKNTATFYFHRLRLLIYQNNPHLEMFEGEIEADESDFGGARKGKRGRGAAGKVAVFGLLKRNGKVYTVAVPNTKSATLLPIIREKVKPDSIVYTDTYRSDDVLDVSELSHFHINHSTHFAENHNHINGIENFWSQAKRYLRQFNDIPKAHFELYLKECEWRFNHSNIKSQIFILKQLVKEYLF, encoded by the coding sequence ATGAGAAAAAGTCGTCCAAGTCAGTATAAACAACACAAACTTATTGAACTTTTCCTTACAGGCATTACGGCACGAACAGCCGCTGAACTCGTGAATGTCAATAAAAATACAGCAACCTTTTATTTTCATCGTTTACGCTTACTCATTTATCAAAATAATCCTCATTTAGAAATGTTTGAGGGAGAAATTGAAGCCGATGAAAGTGATTTTGGCGGCGCTCGTAAAGGCAAACGAGGACGTGGTGCAGCAGGTAAAGTCGCTGTATTCGGGCTTTTGAAGCGTAATGGTAAAGTTTATACCGTTGCTGTTCCTAATACAAAATCAGCGACATTACTGCCTATTATTCGAGAAAAAGTAAAACCTGATAGTATTGTTTACACCGATACTTATCGCAGTGATGATGTACTTGATGTGAGTGAATTGAGTCATTTTCACATCAATCACAGCACACATTTTGCTGAAAATCATAATCATATTAATGGCATTGAGAATTTTTGGAGTCAAGCAAAACGCTATTTACGTCAGTTTAATGACATTCCTAAAGCCCATTTTGAGCTGTATTTAAAAGAGTGTGAATGGCGTTTTAATCACAGTAACATAAAGTCTCAAATTTTCATTTTAAAACAACTCGTTAAAGAGTATTTGTTCTAA
- a CDS encoding porin, protein MKKTLVALAVAATAATSVQAATIYEAEGTKVEVGGSVRLFLGRVGDEQRGDLRNDGSRINIKVNQELGNGLSAFGAYQIRFTEGTSGSKDVNTFGNPSTKHLYAGFAHKNIGALSFGRQATNADDIINDGAFFGSAALNPLTTDGKKTIKFRSAEANGLSFGLDYLFGDSNKSDSTTYDYKQGYAGSVFYDYALGDHKFKLSGVYAQDKYDGQGYSATVTTRKYTTWVTHFDYNYGIFDLCLNYGQYRNKFENGGALATFDSSDLTSTSKKGNYILAEAGVRVIEPSRVYFQWERLDGKSDVTVASGDEKSAIVNRYVAGVDYRLHKNVLTYVEYAQQRAKVSVQGEAHQTDIDNTFGVGLRVYF, encoded by the coding sequence ATGAAAAAGACATTAGTTGCATTAGCTGTTGCTGCCACCGCAGCCACTTCCGTACAAGCTGCTACCATTTATGAAGCTGAGGGTACCAAAGTAGAAGTTGGCGGATCTGTTCGTTTATTCTTAGGTCGTGTTGGTGATGAACAACGTGGTGATTTAAGAAACGATGGTTCTCGTATCAATATTAAAGTAAACCAAGAGTTAGGTAATGGTTTATCTGCTTTTGGTGCATACCAAATCCGTTTTACTGAAGGAACTTCAGGCTCAAAAGACGTTAATACATTTGGTAATCCAAGCACTAAACACTTGTATGCAGGTTTTGCACATAAAAATATCGGTGCTTTAAGTTTCGGTCGTCAAGCTACCAATGCTGATGATATTATTAATGACGGTGCTTTCTTTGGTAGTGCAGCCCTAAACCCATTAACAACTGATGGGAAAAAAACAATCAAATTCCGTTCTGCTGAAGCAAATGGTTTAAGTTTTGGTTTAGATTACCTATTTGGTGATTCAAACAAATCTGACAGTACAACCTATGATTATAAACAAGGTTATGCAGGTAGTGTATTCTATGATTATGCATTAGGCGATCATAAATTCAAATTATCTGGCGTTTACGCACAAGATAAATATGATGGTCAAGGCTATTCAGCAACTGTAACAACCCGTAAATATACCACTTGGGTTACCCATTTTGACTATAACTATGGTATTTTTGACTTATGCTTAAATTATGGTCAATATAGAAATAAATTTGAAAACGGTGGTGCTTTAGCAACATTTGATAGTTCTGATTTAACCTCAACTAGTAAAAAAGGTAATTACATCCTTGCTGAAGCTGGTGTTCGTGTGATTGAACCTTCTCGTGTTTATTTCCAATGGGAACGTTTAGACGGTAAAAGTGATGTTACGGTTGCAAGTGGCGATGAAAAATCTGCTATCGTAAACCGTTATGTTGCAGGTGTGGATTATCGTTTACATAAAAACGTATTAACCTATGTTGAATATGCACAACAAAGAGCGAAAGTATCAGTACAAGGCGAAGCTCACCAAACTGATATTGATAACACATTCGGTGTAGGTTTACGTGTATACTTCTAA
- a CDS encoding TOBE domain-containing protein: protein MNDSEILLSIKLHQQLFVDPKRIRLLQEIAQCGSINQAAKNAKVSYKSAWDHLQAMNEISPKPLLERTTGGKYGGGTQLTHYAIRLLQLYELLAQTQQKAFAILQDENIPLNNVLNATAQFSLQSSARNQLFGKVKIIEQHHAQTLIGIDITGLSQLIYATITQKSAVRLQLILNKEIMLMFKAPWLKLSSQPPSPLPRKNCFKGHIKTITTQGNHQEITIQVGNNIEFCALQDNSEHFNPNQTVWAYIEPESIILAGLL, encoded by the coding sequence ATCAATGACAGCGAAATCTTATTAAGCATAAAACTTCATCAACAATTATTTGTCGATCCTAAACGTATCCGCTTATTACAAGAAATTGCTCAATGTGGCTCAATCAATCAAGCGGCAAAAAATGCCAAAGTCAGCTATAAAAGTGCTTGGGATCATCTCCAAGCAATGAATGAAATCAGCCCCAAACCTCTACTAGAACGCACCACTGGCGGAAAATACGGTGGCGGTACTCAACTGACTCACTACGCAATTCGTTTATTGCAACTCTATGAATTATTGGCACAAACTCAACAAAAAGCCTTTGCTATTCTGCAAGATGAAAATATTCCATTAAACAATGTACTAAATGCAACCGCCCAGTTTTCCCTACAAAGTAGCGCGCGTAATCAATTATTTGGTAAAGTTAAAATTATTGAACAACATCACGCTCAAACACTTATCGGCATTGATATTACAGGGCTTAGCCAACTTATTTATGCCACCATTACCCAAAAAAGTGCGGTGCGTTTACAATTAATTTTAAATAAAGAAATTATGCTTATGTTTAAAGCCCCTTGGTTAAAATTATCATCACAACCGCCTTCTCCTCTCCCACGTAAAAATTGTTTTAAAGGTCATATCAAAACGATTACAACACAAGGAAATCATCAAGAAATAACAATACAAGTAGGAAACAATATTGAATTTTGCGCTTTACAGGATAACAGTGAACATTTTAACCCCAACCAAACAGTTTGGGCTTATATTGAACCTGAATCTATTATTTTGGCAGGGTTGTTGTAA
- the modB gene encoding molybdate ABC transporter permease subunit, whose protein sequence is MTELLIALGLTQVEISAIELSLSVALNAMLWSLPFAILLAWLLARKRFWGKSLLSGIIHLPLVLPPVVIGYLLLVAMGRNGFIGKYLFNWFGISFAFSWKGAVLASAVVAFPLLVRAIRLSLESIDIKLEQAASTLGASAWRVFFTITLPLSLPGVLAGVILGFARSLGEFGATITFVSNIVGETQTIPLAMYAFIQTPGAESQTARLCLFAIILSLISLLLSEWLAKRMQKRLGNDYVAD, encoded by the coding sequence ATGACAGAACTATTGATAGCATTAGGTTTAACTCAGGTAGAAATAAGTGCCATTGAATTAAGCCTATCAGTTGCACTTAACGCAATGTTATGGAGTTTACCTTTTGCTATATTACTCGCTTGGTTATTAGCGCGTAAAAGATTTTGGGGTAAATCATTGTTAAGCGGTATTATCCATTTGCCTTTGGTATTGCCACCTGTTGTTATCGGCTATTTGTTATTAGTGGCTATGGGGCGTAATGGTTTTATTGGTAAATACTTGTTTAATTGGTTTGGGATTAGTTTTGCCTTTAGCTGGAAAGGGGCTGTATTAGCTTCGGCTGTGGTGGCGTTTCCGCTGTTAGTAAGGGCTATCAGGCTTTCTTTAGAAAGCATTGATATTAAATTAGAACAAGCAGCAAGCACATTAGGGGCATCAGCTTGGCGAGTGTTTTTTACCATTACGTTGCCTTTATCCTTACCCGGGGTATTAGCAGGGGTCATATTAGGCTTTGCGCGTTCCTTGGGGGAATTTGGTGCGACCATTACTTTTGTGTCTAACATTGTGGGCGAAACACAAACGATCCCATTAGCGATGTATGCCTTTATCCAAACACCGGGGGCTGAATCACAAACAGCAAGGCTTTGCCTATTTGCGATTATTTTATCTCTTATATCATTATTGTTGTCAGAATGGTTGGCAAAAAGAATGCAAAAACGCTTAGGGAATGACTATGTTGCAGATTAA
- the modA gene encoding molybdate ABC transporter substrate-binding protein, producing the protein MLSIKKKLGLIFAVLALFISSVASAKTTVYAAASLTNALQDIAVAYEKQYPNHELVFSFASSSTLAKQIEQGAPADIFISANNKWLQHLSAQGLTQKDSEKPLLGNDLVLIAPISSNLTEVDIAQGEWTALLDQQFLSVGDPDHVPAGQYFKEALTNLNLWDKVEAKLARGKDVRAALALVERGEVPLGVVYGTDAKVSEKVKIVGVFPQQSYTAVEYPMAILKGHNNPEVEDFYHYLQSPTAKNIFAGYGFSIK; encoded by the coding sequence ATGTTATCCATTAAGAAAAAATTAGGGCTGATTTTTGCTGTATTAGCTTTGTTTATTAGTTCGGTCGCCAGTGCTAAAACCACTGTTTATGCAGCCGCCTCTTTAACCAATGCGTTACAGGATATTGCGGTAGCCTATGAAAAACAATACCCTAACCATGAATTGGTGTTTTCTTTTGCCTCTTCTTCTACCTTAGCTAAACAAATTGAGCAAGGAGCGCCAGCGGATATTTTTATTTCAGCAAATAATAAATGGTTGCAGCATCTTTCCGCACAGGGGCTAACGCAAAAAGACAGCGAAAAGCCGTTATTAGGCAATGATTTGGTGTTAATTGCCCCAATTAGTTCAAACTTAACAGAGGTGGATATTGCACAAGGCGAATGGACTGCTTTGTTGGATCAACAGTTTTTATCGGTGGGTGATCCTGATCATGTACCTGCAGGACAATATTTTAAAGAGGCTTTGACCAATTTAAATTTATGGGATAAGGTGGAAGCTAAATTAGCCAGAGGAAAAGATGTGCGTGCCGCATTGGCATTGGTAGAACGTGGAGAAGTACCGTTGGGTGTGGTATATGGTACAGATGCGAAAGTCAGTGAAAAAGTCAAAATTGTTGGTGTCTTTCCGCAGCAGTCTTATACTGCCGTTGAATATCCTATGGCGATCTTAAAAGGGCATAATAATCCAGAGGTGGAGGATTTTTATCACTATTTACAATCACCTACGGCAAAAAATATTTTTGCTGGTTATGGTTTTTCCATTAAATAA
- a CDS encoding suppressor of fused domain protein, with the protein MNNSFIEQIFLHYKRIWKFEYYQIYQLTNGPMRILFKEFSILVIPPYNDRNMWTYATLGMSLDSSLGMELHMFSKFENKKLIEILTAIAYYHMTEKTLSLNDTVNFGIPWQEGSQCDYGLISLPYLDGSDLENLGDNIKFYWLIPITEAERNYRWHYGVEKLEQLFEDKNFNYLDFYRYSVV; encoded by the coding sequence ATGAACAATAGCTTTATTGAACAAATATTTTTACATTATAAAAGAATTTGGAAATTTGAATATTATCAAATATACCAATTAACTAACGGTCCAATGAGGATATTATTTAAAGAGTTTAGTATTTTAGTTATCCCCCCTTATAATGATCGTAATATGTGGACGTACGCAACTTTAGGAATGAGCCTAGATTCTAGTTTAGGAATGGAGTTGCATATGTTTTCTAAATTTGAAAATAAAAAGTTAATTGAGATATTAACCGCTATAGCTTATTATCATATGACAGAAAAAACATTGTCTTTAAATGATACTGTAAATTTTGGAATACCTTGGCAAGAAGGATCTCAATGTGATTATGGTCTTATTTCATTACCTTATTTAGATGGATCTGATTTGGAAAATTTGGGAGATAATATAAAATTTTATTGGTTAATCCCTATTACTGAAGCGGAACGTAATTATAGGTGGCATTATGGTGTAGAAAAGCTAGAACAATTATTTGAGGATAAAAATTTTAATTATTTAGATTTTTATAGATATTCTGTAGTGTAA
- the brnQ gene encoding branched-chain amino acid transport system II carrier protein, with the protein MNKNTLIVGFMLFAMFFGAGNLIFPPRLGLESQQYYLPTILGFIATGVGLPLLGIIVGSFYQGGYQKALDKINPYFSIIFLSAIYLSVGPFFAIPRTGATAYELAVQPFFSQYSIWIQLFFSLLYFLVSLWLALNPSKMVERIGAVLTPLLLLAIFILVVSALFQPSSEITPIQSTTQTAFFKGFVEGYLTMDALASIAYSMIVILAIQAKGVTKQALTKQTIISALIAGLALALIYLSLAWIGNKIYIDPTELQLLKEKNQDIGTYILNSVTNRAFGDFGRIMLGIIVSLACLTTAIGLIVSVSEYFNSIYRKISYKTYATIFTLISFMIANQGLNFVISKSVPVLSILYPIAMSIIFILLLNLFIPVPMLAQRTAIGFVCIIAILSIMDIPLFHHLPLKSYSMEWLLFGILGLALGWGIALIQQKNKTE; encoded by the coding sequence ATGAATAAAAATACCCTTATTGTTGGCTTTATGCTATTTGCTATGTTTTTCGGTGCAGGTAATCTTATTTTTCCACCACGCCTTGGGTTAGAAAGCCAACAATATTATTTACCCACCATTCTTGGCTTTATTGCCACTGGCGTAGGATTACCTTTATTAGGCATTATTGTGGGATCATTTTATCAAGGTGGCTATCAAAAAGCCCTTGATAAAATTAATCCTTATTTCTCAATCATTTTCCTTTCCGCCATTTATCTCAGCGTAGGACCTTTTTTTGCCATTCCTCGTACAGGTGCAACCGCTTACGAACTGGCTGTACAACCTTTTTTCAGCCAATATTCCATTTGGATACAATTATTTTTCAGCTTATTATACTTTTTAGTTTCCCTTTGGCTTGCCCTAAATCCGTCAAAAATGGTGGAACGAATTGGTGCAGTACTCACGCCCCTATTACTTCTCGCCATTTTTATATTGGTCGTGAGTGCATTATTTCAACCAAGTAGTGAAATAACACCAATCCAAAGCACCACACAAACCGCATTTTTCAAAGGCTTTGTTGAAGGCTACCTTACCATGGACGCCCTCGCCTCAATCGCCTATTCCATGATAGTGATTTTGGCTATTCAAGCAAAAGGGGTAACAAAACAAGCACTAACAAAACAAACCATTATTTCCGCTTTAATTGCAGGTTTAGCCCTTGCCCTAATTTATCTATCATTAGCTTGGATTGGCAATAAAATTTACATCGATCCCACCGAACTACAACTATTAAAAGAAAAAAATCAAGACATCGGTACTTACATTCTCAATAGCGTAACCAATCGTGCCTTTGGCGATTTTGGACGTATTATGCTCGGTATTATCGTTTCTCTTGCCTGTCTTACTACTGCCATAGGGCTAATTGTTTCCGTCAGTGAATATTTTAATAGTATTTACCGAAAAATATCCTATAAAACTTACGCCACAATTTTTACCTTAATCAGTTTTATGATTGCCAATCAAGGACTTAATTTTGTGATTAGCAAATCAGTCCCTGTATTATCTATCCTTTACCCTATCGCCATGAGCATTATTTTTATCTTATTACTTAATTTATTTATCCCCGTTCCTATGCTTGCTCAACGAACGGCTATTGGATTTGTGTGTATCATAGCAATCTTATCCATTATGGATATTCCGCTATTCCACCATTTACCGCTAAAATCCTACTCAATGGAATGGCTATTATTTGGTATCCTTGGGCTAGCGTTAGGTTGGGGAATAGCATTGATACAACAGAAAAATAAAACAGAATAA
- the rng gene encoding ribonuclease G produces the protein MSSIELLMNVTPSETRIALVDTGVLKEMHIEREAKRGIVGNIYKGRVTRVLPGMQSAFVDIGLEKAAFLHASDIVSHTECVEESEQKQFVVKDIAELVREGQDIVVQVVKDPLGTKGARLTTDITLPSRYLVFMPENSHVGVSQRIESEEERARLKDLVLPFCDELGGFIIRTAAEGVNEQELRQDAEFLKRLWRKVLERKGKYPTKSMLYGELKLAQRLLRDFIGAELDIIRIDSKLCFSEVKQFAEEFMPALVDRLALYSGNQPLFDMYGIERAIQQALDNRVNLKSGGYLIIEQTEAMTTIDINTGGFVGHRNLEETIFNTNIEATQTIAQQLQLRNLGGIIIIDFIDMQTDEHRQRVLQSLQEALAKDRVKTNVNGFTQLGLVEMTRKRTRESLEHVLCGECPACKGRGRVKTVETVCYEIMREIIRVHHLYSSEQFLVYASRAVADYLINEESHGLLAELEVFIGKQIQIKTEVFYHQDQFDVVVM, from the coding sequence ATGAGTAGCATAGAATTATTAATGAATGTTACCCCAAGCGAAACACGCATTGCCTTAGTGGATACAGGCGTGTTAAAGGAAATGCATATTGAACGTGAGGCAAAGCGAGGGATTGTGGGTAATATTTATAAGGGACGAGTAACAAGAGTTTTACCGGGAATGCAATCCGCTTTTGTGGATATTGGTTTGGAAAAAGCGGCGTTTTTGCACGCCTCGGATATTGTTTCCCATACAGAATGTGTGGAAGAAAGTGAACAAAAGCAATTTGTAGTAAAAGATATTGCGGAATTGGTACGAGAGGGACAGGATATTGTGGTGCAGGTGGTCAAAGATCCCCTTGGAACAAAAGGAGCAAGATTAACCACCGATATTACCCTACCTTCTCGCTATTTGGTGTTTATGCCAGAAAATAGCCATGTGGGCGTTTCTCAACGAATTGAAAGCGAAGAAGAACGTGCTCGTTTAAAAGATTTAGTTCTACCCTTTTGCGATGAATTAGGCGGTTTTATTATTCGCACCGCTGCGGAAGGTGTGAACGAGCAAGAACTGCGTCAAGATGCGGAATTTTTAAAGCGATTATGGCGTAAAGTGCTTGAACGTAAAGGAAAATATCCAACCAAATCTATGCTCTATGGCGAACTAAAATTAGCACAGCGTCTGTTACGCGATTTTATTGGGGCGGAACTAGATATTATTCGTATTGATTCTAAATTATGTTTTAGCGAAGTTAAACAATTTGCCGAAGAATTTATGCCTGCGTTAGTTGATCGTTTGGCATTATATTCAGGCAATCAACCGTTGTTTGATATGTATGGTATTGAGCGAGCCATTCAGCAAGCCTTAGATAATCGTGTCAACTTAAAATCAGGCGGTTATTTGATAATTGAACAAACTGAGGCAATGACCACCATTGATATTAATACAGGTGGTTTTGTGGGGCATCGCAATTTAGAAGAAACCATTTTTAATACCAATATTGAAGCCACGCAAACCATTGCTCAACAATTACAACTGCGTAATCTTGGTGGAATTATCATTATTGATTTTATTGATATGCAAACTGATGAGCATCGCCAGCGAGTTTTGCAATCCTTGCAAGAGGCTTTAGCCAAAGATCGAGTGAAAACCAATGTTAATGGTTTTACCCAATTAGGTTTAGTGGAAATGACCCGTAAACGAACCCGAGAAAGTCTTGAACATGTTCTTTGTGGCGAATGTCCTGCTTGTAAAGGACGAGGGAGAGTGAAAACCGTAGAAACGGTTTGTTATGAAATTATGCGTGAAATCATTCGTGTTCATCACTTATATAGTAGCGAACAATTTTTGGTTTATGCCTCAAGAGCAGTGGCGGATTATCTGATTAATGAAGAATCTCATGGCTTATTGGCGGAATTAGAAGTCTTTATTGGTAAACAAATTCAAATTAAAACTGAGGTATTCTATCATCAGGATCAATTTGATGTGGTGGTAATGTAA
- the gltX gene encoding glutamate--tRNA ligase: MNIEPLFKLDPNVNVRTRFAPSPTGYLHVGGARTALYSWLYAKHHQGEFVLRIEDTDLERSTPEATQAILEAMEWLELGWEHGPYYQTKRFDRYNQVIDQMLEQGLAYRCYCSKERLEQLRHQQEQNKQKPRYDRHCLHDHQHSPDEPHVVRFKNPTEGSVVFDDAVRGRIEISNQELDDLIIRRTDGSPTYNFCVVVDDWDMGITHVVRGEDHINNTPRQINILKALNAPIPVYAHVSMINGDDGQKLSKRHGAVSVMQYRDEGYLPEALVNYLVRLGWGHGDQEIFSRQEMIELFDLHSVSKSASAFNTDKLLWLNQHYIRSLPAEYVAQHLAWHYQQLGIDTRNGPALTEIVTMLGERCKTLREMALTSRYFFEEFEGFEEKAAQKHLKAAALEPLQKILQKLTALEQWDLTTTHQAIEQTAEQLGVGMGKVGMPLRVAVTGTGQSPSMDVTLVAIGKQRVLARIEKAIEFIKKQA; the protein is encoded by the coding sequence ATGAATATTGAACCCTTATTTAAGTTAGATCCTAATGTTAACGTGCGTACCCGTTTTGCACCTAGTCCAACGGGGTATTTGCATGTAGGCGGTGCAAGAACTGCACTTTATTCTTGGTTATATGCTAAGCATCATCAAGGTGAATTTGTTTTGCGTATTGAAGATACGGATTTAGAACGCTCAACCCCAGAAGCAACGCAAGCTATTTTAGAGGCAATGGAATGGCTGGAATTAGGTTGGGAACATGGCCCTTATTATCAAACCAAGCGTTTTGATCGTTATAATCAAGTTATTGATCAAATGCTGGAACAAGGTTTAGCTTATCGTTGTTATTGTAGTAAAGAACGATTAGAACAATTACGTCATCAACAAGAACAAAACAAACAAAAACCACGTTATGACCGCCATTGTTTGCACGATCATCAACATTCTCCTGATGAACCTCACGTGGTGCGTTTTAAAAATCCTACTGAAGGCTCGGTAGTTTTTGATGATGCGGTACGTGGACGCATTGAAATCAGCAATCAAGAACTTGATGATTTAATTATTCGCCGTACCGATGGCTCGCCAACCTATAATTTTTGTGTTGTAGTTGATGACTGGGATATGGGGATTACTCATGTTGTGCGTGGCGAAGATCATATTAATAATACCCCACGTCAAATTAATATTCTAAAAGCATTAAATGCCCCTATTCCTGTTTATGCTCACGTTTCAATGATCAATGGCGATGATGGACAAAAATTATCCAAACGTCATGGCGCAGTGAGCGTAATGCAGTATCGTGATGAAGGATATTTACCTGAGGCACTCGTGAATTATTTAGTGCGTTTAGGTTGGGGACATGGTGATCAAGAAATTTTTTCTCGGCAAGAAATGATCGAATTATTTGATTTACATTCCGTCAGCAAATCCGCCAGTGCATTTAATACCGATAAATTATTGTGGCTAAATCAACATTATATCCGGAGTTTGCCTGCGGAATATGTGGCACAACATTTAGCGTGGCATTATCAGCAATTAGGCATTGATACTCGCAATGGACCAGCATTAACAGAAATTGTGACTATGCTGGGTGAACGTTGTAAAACCCTTAGAGAAATGGCATTAACTAGCCGTTATTTCTTTGAAGAATTTGAGGGCTTTGAGGAAAAAGCCGCACAAAAACATCTCAAAGCCGCTGCACTTGAACCATTACAAAAAATTTTGCAAAAACTGACCGCACTTGAGCAATGGGATCTTACCACCACACATCAAGCCATTGAACAAACCGCCGAACAATTAGGTGTGGGTATGGGAAAAGTAGGTATGCCTTTGCGAGTGGCAGTAACGGGGACAGGACAATCGCCGTCTATGGACGTTACATTAGTGGCGATTGGCAAACAGCGTGTATTAGCTCGTATTGAAAAGGCTATTGAATTTATCAAAAAACAAGCATAA
- the modC gene encoding molybdenum ABC transporter ATP-binding protein ModC, whose protein sequence is MLQINVKKQLGQMLLDVNLTIPAQGVTAIFGLSGSGKSSLINLISGLLQPDQGKIQLNQQVLVDDKQSLAVHKRNIGYVFQDARLFPHYKVKGNLLYGVKRPDKQKFNHIIHLLGLEPLLTRYPTTLSGGEKQRVAIGRALLSNPTILLMDEPLSALDLPRKQELMGYLEQLAKEIHIPILYVTHSLDELIRLADQVILMQAGKVLAYQPIEQLWHNPLFIPWKQQQIEQRSILCLPISYHHPVYQMTALALDGLNGQQRLWVKAINQSVGDIVRVCVNSSDVSISLCLPQQTSIRNILQGQISKIKLKTDQVDLELKISQHKIWASISKWSLQELNLQPQQWVYVLIKAVSVVQ, encoded by the coding sequence ATGTTGCAGATTAATGTCAAAAAACAATTAGGACAAATGTTACTTGATGTTAATTTAACCATTCCAGCTCAAGGCGTTACCGCTATTTTTGGTTTATCAGGCTCAGGAAAATCTTCGTTGATTAATTTGATTAGCGGTTTATTGCAACCCGATCAAGGAAAAATCCAGTTAAATCAACAGGTTTTAGTTGATGATAAACAAAGTTTGGCAGTGCATAAACGTAATATCGGCTATGTTTTTCAAGATGCTCGTCTATTTCCCCATTATAAGGTCAAGGGCAACTTATTGTATGGAGTAAAACGACCAGATAAACAAAAATTTAACCATATTATTCATTTATTAGGGCTTGAACCTTTATTGACACGCTATCCTACGACATTATCGGGCGGAGAAAAGCAACGGGTAGCAATAGGACGAGCTTTATTATCTAACCCCACTATTTTATTAATGGACGAACCTTTATCCGCCCTTGATTTACCTCGTAAACAAGAGTTAATGGGCTATCTGGAACAACTGGCAAAAGAGATCCATATTCCCATTTTATATGTTACTCACAGTTTAGATGAGCTTATTCGTTTAGCCGATCAAGTGATTTTAATGCAGGCGGGAAAAGTGCTTGCTTACCAACCTATTGAACAGTTGTGGCACAATCCTTTATTTATCCCTTGGAAACAGCAACAAATTGAACAGCGTTCAATCCTTTGTTTACCTATATCCTATCATCACCCCGTCTATCAAATGACCGCATTGGCACTTGACGGCTTAAATGGACAACAACGTCTATGGGTCAAAGCGATTAATCAATCAGTAGGAGATATTGTTAGGGTTTGCGTGAATAGCTCTGATGTATCCATTTCCCTTTGTTTACCTCAACAAACCAGTATTCGCAATATTTTGCAAGGACAAATTAGCAAAATTAAACTTAAAACCGATCAAGTTGATCTTGAATTAAAAATCTCACAGCATAAAATATGGGCAAGTATTAGCAAATGGTCGCTACAAGAATTAAACTTACAACCTCAACAATGGGTTTATGTGTTGATTAAAGCGGTTTCTGTGGTGCAATAA